A window of Kribbella voronezhensis genomic DNA:
ACCCGCGCGCCAGCGACCCGCGGGTTTCACGCCCGCCTTGCGAGCGGCGTACCAACCGGTGGCGATCTTCGTCAAGGCCGTGAACACGGCGAGCGCCAACGCGATCCCGAGCACTGGTGGGATGTCAGCCGGATCCGTGCTCAGCCCGAAGAACACGAAGAACACCGCCGCGAAGAGATCCCGCAACGGGCTCAGCAGATTCCGGGCACCCTTCGCGACCTCGCCGGACAACGCGATGCCGACCAGGAACGCCCCGACCGCGGCCGACACCTGCAGCCGCGCGGCGATCCCCGCCACCAGCAGCGTCAGACCCAGTACGACGAGCAGCAGCATCTCGGGATTGTCCGAAGACACCGCGCGGCTGATCAGCCGCCCGTACCGGAGTGCCACGAACAACACGATGCTCACCGTGCCCAGCGAGATCAGCAGCGTGATGCTTCCACCGGCGAACCCGACACCGGCCAGCAATGCCGTGAGAATCGGCAGGTAGACCGCCATCGACAGATCTTCGAGGACGAGAATCCCCAGCACCACCGGTGTTTCCCGGTTGCCCAGCCGGCCGAGGTCGCCGACCACCTTCGCGATCACGCCCGACGACGAGATCCAGGTGACACCGGCGAGCGCGACGGCCGCAACCGGACCCATTCCGAGCAGCAAGGCGATCGCGGCTCCGGGCAGAGCGTTCAGCAGGAAGTCGACGATGCCGGATAGGTACTGCGTCTTGAGGGTGCCGACGAGATCGGCTGCGGTGTACTCGAGTCCGAGCAGCAACAGCAGCAGGATCACGCCGATCTCGGCGCCGGTGGCAACGAACTCCTCACTGGCATCCAACGGCAGCAAACCGCCGTGCCCGAAGGCGAGCCCGGCCAGCAGATAGAGCGGAATCGGCGAGAACCCGACCCGCCCGGCGATCCGCCCAAGAATGCCGAGGGCAAGCAGTACAGCACCGAGCTCGATCAACAACGAGGTCGTCTCGTGCATCAACTCACCACCCAAACCACGCACAGTCCAGCCGAAAGTGGCGCGAAGTGGTGTCGCAGCACCTCATCGCCTCGGGTGCGGTGCGGCGGGTGGTGGGGGGAGGGCGGCGGGGTGTGGCGTCGCATCAGCTCACCGCCCCGAGTGCGGTGCGGCGGGTGGTTGGGGAAGGGCGGGGTGTGGTGGCGCATCAGTTCAGCGTCTGGGGTGCGGTGGGGCGAGGGTGGGGAGTGGGGGCGCATCCGGTTAGCCGGCGGTGATGAGGTTGGAGACGGCGTCTACGCCTTCGCGGGTGCCGACGACTACCAGGGTGTCGCCGGTTGCGAAGCGGAAGTCCGGGGTCGGCGAAGGTGTCGCGCCAGTTCGCCGGAGTACTGCCACGATCGACGCTCCGGTCCGGCTGCGCGCCTGGGTGTCGCCGAGCGTGCGACCGGCGTACGGCGATCTGGCGGTGATCTGGATCTGCTCGGTGACCAGGTCGATCTCGATCGCGGTCGGCAGCGCATCTGTCGGGCTGGGTAGGAGCAACTGGCTGAGTGCGGCGGCTTCGCCGGGATGAAGCGGCACCGAGTCGCGGCAGTTGTCGTCGTCCTCCGGATCGTGGAAGCCGAGGAACCGCCGGCCGTCGGTGTGCACGACCACCGAGACGTGTTTGCCGCCTTCGGTGGTCAGGTCGTACCGGGTGCCGATCCCGGGCAACGTCGTCCTGGTCGGGTGGGCCTGCTGGTCCATACCGCTCCGATCCGCAATAGCTGGCGTCTGCAACCATTGTCCCAGGCGATTCCAACCCTTCACTGTGATTCACCTTGCAATCAGGTGCAGTGCAACGAGTTGCATAGCTAGATTGACCGGTATGGCGTTGGAGCACGCGATCCTGGTGTCGCTGACCGAGCGGGCCGGGTCGGGGTACGAGTTGGCGCACCGGTTCGACCGGTCGATCGGGTTCTTCTGGCCCGCCACCCACCAGCAGATCTACCGGGTGCTGCGCAGGATGGACGAGGCCGGCTGGGTCACCCACACCGAGGTCGCGCAGGAAGGCCGCCCGGACAAGAAGGTCTA
This region includes:
- a CDS encoding cation:proton antiporter, with the protein product MHETTSLLIELGAVLLALGILGRIAGRVGFSPIPLYLLAGLAFGHGGLLPLDASEEFVATGAEIGVILLLLLLGLEYTAADLVGTLKTQYLSGIVDFLLNALPGAAIALLLGMGPVAAVALAGVTWISSSGVIAKVVGDLGRLGNRETPVVLGILVLEDLSMAVYLPILTALLAGVGFAGGSITLLISLGTVSIVLFVALRYGRLISRAVSSDNPEMLLLVVLGLTLLVAGIAARLQVSAAVGAFLVGIALSGEVAKGARNLLSPLRDLFAAVFFVFFGLSTDPADIPPVLGIALALAVFTALTKIATGWYAARKAGVKPAGRWRAGGTLVARGEFSIVIAGLAVGVEPRLGPLATAYVLILVILGPITARYTEPAVRKLKSLRTPPADPPAAERLESPASTTT
- a CDS encoding cation:proton antiporter regulatory subunit: MDQQAHPTRTTLPGIGTRYDLTTEGGKHVSVVVHTDGRRFLGFHDPEDDDNCRDSVPLHPGEAAALSQLLLPSPTDALPTAIEIDLVTEQIQITARSPYAGRTLGDTQARSRTGASIVAVLRRTGATPSPTPDFRFATGDTLVVVGTREGVDAVSNLITAG